Proteins from a genomic interval of Clostridium scatologenes:
- a CDS encoding FAD-binding oxidoreductase, translated as MECLCNKEYKKLDKKDIDFLIDILGEDRVYTGENINEDFSHDELGGISKMPEAMVEVLNTEEVSKVMTYAYENNIPVVARGSGTGLVGASVPIHGGIMINLTNMNNILEIDEENLTLTLEPGVLLMEIGKYVEEHDLFYPPDPGEKSATIGGNINTNAGGMRAVKYGVTRDYIRGLEVVLPTGKVIEVGGKIVKNSSGYSIKDLICGSEGTLGIVTKAVLRLLPLPKKAISLLIPFPNLETAINTVPKIIKSKSIPTAIEFMQREVILAAEEFLGKKFPDNSSDAYLLLTFDGNSTADIEKDYEKVANICLEEGALDVYISDTDERKEAVWSARGAFLEAVKATTTEMDECDVVVPRNKVAEFVKYTDELQKKFDVRIRSFGHAGDGNLHVYVLRDDLAKEEWEKKLSDVFECMYKKSRELNGLVSGEHGIGFAKKSYMFEQYGDDYIELMKNIKLAFDPKNILNPGKVCE; from the coding sequence ATGGAATGTCTATGTAATAAAGAATATAAAAAATTAGATAAAAAGGACATTGATTTTTTAATAGATATTTTAGGTGAAGATAGGGTTTATACAGGAGAAAATATAAATGAAGATTTCAGCCATGATGAATTAGGTGGAATAAGTAAAATGCCAGAAGCTATGGTAGAAGTTTTAAATACAGAGGAAGTTTCTAAGGTAATGACTTATGCTTATGAAAATAATATTCCTGTAGTAGCTAGAGGATCAGGTACTGGTTTAGTTGGAGCATCCGTTCCAATTCACGGTGGTATAATGATAAACTTAACAAATATGAATAACATACTTGAAATTGATGAAGAAAACCTAACTCTTACATTGGAGCCAGGAGTACTTTTAATGGAAATAGGCAAATATGTAGAAGAGCATGACTTATTCTACCCACCAGATCCAGGTGAAAAATCAGCAACTATAGGTGGAAATATAAATACAAATGCTGGTGGAATGAGAGCAGTTAAATATGGAGTTACAAGAGATTATATAAGAGGACTAGAAGTAGTTCTTCCAACAGGAAAAGTAATAGAAGTAGGTGGAAAGATAGTTAAAAATAGTTCAGGCTACAGCATAAAAGATTTAATTTGTGGTTCAGAAGGAACTTTAGGTATTGTAACAAAGGCTGTACTTAGATTGCTTCCATTGCCAAAAAAGGCTATAAGCTTACTTATACCATTCCCTAATTTGGAAACAGCAATAAATACAGTGCCAAAGATTATAAAATCTAAATCTATACCAACAGCTATAGAATTTATGCAAAGAGAAGTTATACTTGCAGCAGAAGAATTCTTAGGAAAGAAATTCCCTGACAACTCATCAGATGCATATTTACTTTTAACTTTTGATGGAAATAGTACTGCCGATATAGAAAAGGATTATGAAAAAGTTGCTAATATATGCTTAGAAGAAGGAGCATTAGACGTATATATTTCAGATACAGATGAGAGAAAAGAAGCTGTATGGTCAGCTAGAGGAGCTTTCCTTGAGGCAGTAAAGGCAACTACTACAGAAATGGATGAATGTGATGTAGTAGTGCCAAGAAATAAGGTGGCAGAGTTCGTAAAATATACAGATGAGCTTCAAAAGAAATTTGATGTAAGAATAAGAAGTTTTGGACATGCAGGAGATGGAAATTTACACGTATATGTATTAAGAGATGATTTAGCTAAAGAAGAGTGGGAAAAGAAATTAAGTGATGTATTTGAATGCATGTATAAAAAATCTAGAGAATTGAACGGGTTAGTATCTGGAGAACATGGAATAGGTTTTGCTAAAAAGAGCTATATGTTTGAACAATATGGGGATGACTATATAGAACTTATGAAAAATATTAAATTAGCCTTTGACCCTAAAAATATATTAAATCCAGGAAAAGTTTGCGAATAG
- a CDS encoding electron transfer flavoprotein subunit alpha/FixB family protein, with translation MGKLVVNQEKLTPSAIEELVKICPFGALEEKEGKIEINAGCKMCKLCVKKGPAGVMEFVEEEVEAIDKSLWKGVAVYVDHVEGDIHPVTYELIGKAKELAAKINHPVYAVFVGHDIEKKAEEILHYGVDKVFVYDDEELKDFRIEPYTKAMEKFIDNVKPSTLLVGATTVGRSLAPRVAARFRTGLTADCTILDMKENTDLVQIRPAFGGNIMAQIINPNHRPQLATVRYKVMDAPERSEEKSGEIINCSINKDELASNINVLKVTKKEVEESISDADVIIAVGRGLKAEKDMEMVKEFAALIGAQIATTRPLIEAGWADAKKQIGLSGRTVKPKLIITLGISGAVQFAAGMNNSDCIIAINKDPKASIFNVAHYGIVGDIYEVVPKLINNVKEGKPLTV, from the coding sequence ATGGGTAAATTAGTAGTAAATCAGGAGAAATTAACTCCTTCAGCTATAGAAGAATTAGTAAAAATATGTCCCTTTGGAGCTCTAGAAGAAAAAGAAGGAAAAATAGAAATAAATGCAGGATGTAAAATGTGCAAGCTTTGTGTTAAAAAAGGACCTGCAGGAGTTATGGAATTTGTAGAAGAAGAAGTAGAAGCTATAGATAAAAGTCTTTGGAAGGGTGTAGCTGTATATGTAGATCATGTAGAAGGTGATATCCATCCAGTAACTTATGAACTTATTGGAAAGGCTAAGGAATTAGCAGCAAAAATAAATCATCCTGTTTATGCAGTGTTTGTAGGACATGACATAGAAAAAAAGGCAGAAGAAATACTACATTACGGAGTAGACAAGGTTTTTGTATATGATGATGAAGAATTAAAAGACTTTAGAATAGAACCTTACACTAAAGCTATGGAAAAGTTTATAGATAATGTTAAGCCTTCAACTTTACTTGTAGGTGCAACTACAGTAGGAAGATCATTGGCACCAAGAGTAGCAGCTAGATTTAGAACAGGACTTACAGCAGATTGTACAATACTTGATATGAAGGAAAATACTGATTTAGTGCAGATAAGACCAGCTTTTGGTGGAAATATAATGGCTCAAATAATAAATCCAAACCACAGGCCACAGCTTGCTACAGTAAGATATAAGGTTATGGATGCACCAGAGAGAAGTGAAGAAAAATCTGGAGAAATTATAAATTGTAGCATAAATAAAGACGAATTAGCTTCCAATATAAATGTATTAAAGGTTACAAAGAAGGAAGTAGAAGAAAGTATATCTGATGCAGATGTAATAATAGCAGTAGGAAGAGGCTTAAAGGCAGAAAAGGATATGGAAATGGTAAAAGAGTTTGCTGCTTTGATTGGAGCGCAAATAGCAACTACAAGGCCACTTATTGAAGCAGGTTGGGCAGATGCTAAAAAACAAATAGGATTAAGTGGAAGAACTGTTAAACCAAAGCTTATAATCACTTTAGGAATATCAGGAGCAGTACAGTTTGCAGCAGGAATGAATAATTCTGATTGTATAATTGCCATAAATAAGGATCCTAAAGCTTCTATATTTAATGTAGCTCACTATGGAATAGTAGGAGATATTTATGAAGTAGTACCAAAGCTTATCAATAATGTAAAAGAAGGAAAACCTTTAACAGTTTAG
- a CDS encoding HAD-IB family hydrolase, with protein MNIAAFFDIDGTLYREGLITEVFKKLVKYEIIPPDRWYKEVKPEYEKWDKRQGNYDNYLLKMAGIYIEAIKGLHKSQIEFIAKNVVAQKGDRVYTFTRDKIKWHKGKGHKVITVSGSPIELVREMSIKYGFDDYKGAKYIIDGDEMYTGEVIPMWDSESKENAIYDLVKKYNIDLCNSYAYGDTSGDFSMFKLVRYPVCVNPTKELLQKVTEDEEVRKKIQIIVERKDTVYNLKPDCINNFN; from the coding sequence ATGAATATAGCAGCTTTTTTTGATATTGATGGTACTTTATATAGAGAAGGATTGATTACAGAAGTTTTTAAAAAACTTGTTAAATATGAAATAATTCCACCTGATAGATGGTATAAGGAAGTAAAACCGGAGTATGAAAAATGGGATAAAAGACAAGGAAACTATGATAACTATCTTTTGAAAATGGCAGGAATATATATTGAGGCTATAAAAGGTCTTCATAAATCCCAAATAGAATTTATAGCTAAAAATGTAGTGGCACAAAAAGGAGATAGAGTTTATACATTTACAAGGGATAAAATAAAGTGGCATAAAGGAAAAGGACATAAGGTGATAACTGTATCAGGAAGTCCTATAGAGTTAGTAAGGGAAATGTCTATAAAATATGGATTTGATGATTATAAAGGAGCAAAGTATATAATAGATGGTGATGAAATGTATACTGGAGAAGTAATTCCAATGTGGGATAGTGAAAGTAAAGAAAATGCCATTTATGATTTAGTAAAAAAGTATAATATAGATTTATGCAATAGTTATGCTTATGGAGATACATCTGGAGATTTTTCAATGTTTAAATTGGTAAGATATCCTGTTTGTGTAAATCCGACAAAAGAGCTTCTTCAAAAGGTCACAGAGGATGAGGAAGTTAGAAAGAAAATACAGATAATAGTTGAAAGAAAGGATACAGTATATAATTTAAAACCAGATTGTATCAATAATTTTAACTAG
- a CDS encoding purple acid phosphatase family protein, whose amino-acid sequence MKKRHLSMLIATLIITTLTTAPLYSAQAAYDSTTINTSLNSTIKPDHVTLTWTKDPKTTQTITWRTSTNITKGLVQYKNLTTGETKTFDASKEGFSTSNTDITIGYMNLFSATLTNLTPNTKYSYKVGYGQNWSEESTFKTEANKEDDVKFIVFGDSQSGNADVPNYAPWNKTIQNAYSKNKDADFIINMGDLVEKGQDYRHWNNWFDAGKNVIDNIPEMPTQGNHETYNAVGWDSTKPKYFVNQFKVPMNGPEGLKGQVYSYDYGNVHFVMLDSQEEEEAPNNDNFLKQQAAWLDSDLSANKQPWTIVSFHKTPYYNKASRANVILKNIISPIIEKHHVDLVLNGHDHGVSRTFPINNGKYYTDYSKGTVYYVTGRSGAKYYGDLSSKVWDAFFFDPQDMPSYEVADVKGNVLTINAYKQDGTLLDSFTIDKDHPQNSTKVVLPAAYNVDMNNKELAAIGADPRLVIYGTPIAFGSNQTEIVNGKAFVNPLYIAMYLGGTYDSSSSKLTIDKQTYSFNAKDLSSKKNVSLDALTKAGFNCSYNTQFNMVMIDK is encoded by the coding sequence ATGAAAAAGCGACATTTATCAATGTTAATAGCTACACTTATTATTACTACATTAACAACAGCTCCATTATATTCAGCACAAGCAGCCTATGATAGTACAACTATTAATACCAGCTTGAATTCTACTATAAAACCTGATCATGTTACTTTAACATGGACAAAGGATCCTAAAACTACTCAAACCATTACTTGGAGAACTAGTACAAATATAACTAAAGGATTGGTTCAATATAAAAATTTGACTACTGGTGAGACAAAAACTTTTGATGCTTCTAAAGAAGGTTTTTCAACATCAAACACTGATATAACTATAGGGTATATGAATTTATTTTCAGCTACTTTAACTAATCTTACTCCAAATACTAAATATAGTTACAAAGTAGGATATGGACAAAATTGGAGTGAAGAAAGCACCTTTAAAACAGAAGCAAACAAAGAAGATGATGTTAAGTTTATTGTTTTTGGAGATTCTCAAAGTGGAAACGCAGATGTTCCAAATTATGCTCCATGGAACAAAACTATTCAAAATGCCTATTCTAAAAATAAAGATGCTGACTTTATAATAAATATGGGTGATTTAGTTGAAAAAGGACAAGATTATAGACACTGGAATAACTGGTTTGATGCTGGAAAAAATGTTATTGACAATATACCAGAAATGCCAACTCAGGGTAACCATGAAACCTACAATGCTGTTGGTTGGGATTCAACTAAGCCTAAATATTTTGTAAATCAATTCAAGGTTCCCATGAATGGCCCCGAAGGTCTTAAAGGTCAAGTGTATTCCTATGATTATGGAAATGTTCATTTCGTAATGTTAGACAGCCAGGAGGAAGAAGAAGCTCCAAATAACGATAATTTTTTAAAGCAACAAGCAGCTTGGCTTGATTCAGATTTATCTGCAAATAAACAACCCTGGACAATAGTTTCCTTCCACAAAACTCCATACTACAATAAAGCATCAAGAGCTAATGTAATCTTAAAAAATATAATATCACCTATAATAGAAAAGCATCATGTAGATTTAGTTCTTAACGGACATGATCATGGTGTATCTAGAACTTTTCCTATAAACAATGGTAAATATTATACAGATTATTCTAAAGGAACAGTATATTATGTAACTGGTAGAAGCGGTGCTAAATATTATGGAGACTTATCTTCTAAAGTTTGGGATGCATTTTTCTTTGATCCCCAAGATATGCCTTCTTATGAGGTAGCAGATGTTAAAGGAAATGTACTTACAATAAATGCATATAAGCAGGATGGAACTTTATTAGATTCCTTCACAATAGATAAAGATCATCCACAAAATAGTACAAAGGTAGTTCTTCCAGCTGCATATAATGTTGATATGAATAATAAAGAATTAGCAGCTATAGGAGCTGATCCAAGATTGGTGATATATGGAACACCAATTGCCTTTGGAAGCAATCAAACTGAAATAGTAAATGGTAAAGCTTTTGTTAATCCACTCTATATAGCTATGTATTTAGGTGGAACTTATGACTCTTCTTCATCGAAATTAACCATAGATAAACAAACCTATAGTTTTAATGCAAAAGATCTTTCTTCTAAGAAAAATGTTAGCTTAGATGCTTTAACTAAAGCAGGCTTCAACTGCAGTTATAATACTCAATTCAATATGGTTATGATAGATAAATAA
- a CDS encoding FadR/GntR family transcriptional regulator, with protein MFSPIKNTKVYEQVIEQIKNMIIDGTLKKGDKLPSERELVEHLQVSRTSIREALRALQIIGLVECRQGEGNYIRESFENSLFEPLSMMFMLQKSSSSEIMEIRKIIEVETAALAAQRITDEELKHMKVLLDSINSNNEVDNVKIDKEFHYKVAKASRNYLIINILNAISSLMDEVIKDARRRILVDEANREVLFKQHDDIYKGLKSRNPKKASEAMKKHLDFANEYYKDF; from the coding sequence ATGTTCAGCCCAATAAAAAATACAAAGGTCTATGAACAGGTAATAGAACAAATTAAAAATATGATTATAGATGGTACATTGAAAAAAGGAGATAAATTACCTTCAGAAAGGGAGCTGGTAGAACATCTTCAAGTTAGTAGAACATCTATAAGGGAAGCTTTAAGAGCGCTTCAGATTATAGGATTAGTTGAATGTAGACAAGGTGAAGGAAATTATATTAGGGAAAGCTTTGAGAATAGCCTATTTGAACCTCTATCTATGATGTTTATGCTTCAAAAAAGTAGTTCTTCTGAAATTATGGAAATTAGAAAAATTATTGAAGTAGAGACTGCTGCTTTAGCTGCTCAAAGAATCACAGATGAAGAATTAAAGCATATGAAAGTATTATTAGATTCAATTAATTCTAATAATGAAGTTGATAACGTTAAAATTGATAAGGAATTTCATTATAAAGTTGCAAAAGCTTCTAGAAATTATTTAATAATCAATATTTTAAATGCAATTTCATCTTTAATGGATGAAGTTATTAAAGATGCAAGAAGAAGAATATTGGTAGATGAAGCTAATAGAGAAGTATTATTTAAACAGCATGATGATATATATAAGGGGCTTAAATCTCGTAATCCTAAAAAAGCATCAGAGGCTATGAAGAAGCATTTAGATTTTGCTAATGAATATTATAAAGATTTTTAG
- a CDS encoding L-lactate permease: protein MNMYVLFFIALIPIVWLMISLGVLKTPGHKATPVTLIVTLVLAIAVWKMPIGDALKAGLEGAASAVWPIIIVIIAAVFIYNLSIYTKSMDLIKNMMTSITTDQRILVLILAWGFGGFLEAIAGFGTAVAIPASIMAALGFDPVFAAIICLIANTTPTAFGAIGLPVSTLAKLTNLDPNILSYAVGLQLSLLIVIVPVILVMITGKSVKAIKGVLGISIVSGLAFAIPEVLTAKYMGAELPAILGSIVCLAVTIGYAKVFHKDKAFKDAEKISFSKGFMAWVPFILVFVAIIFTSSLFPGISKGLSRISTTVNIYHSYTFTWINNPGSLIIIAGVLGGLMQGAKFGEILNVLGKTIKQMTKSAITIIAIVALAKVMSYSGMIKSIAVVLVAVTGNAYPVIAPIIGALGTFVTGSDTSANILFGQLQVEAAKSLGLNPYWLAAANTGGATAGKMISPQSIAVATAATGLAGAEGKILNATLKFCIVYVIVLGVIAYFGGAAFNL from the coding sequence ATGAATATGTATGTACTATTTTTTATTGCATTAATACCAATAGTTTGGCTTATGATTTCACTGGGAGTGTTAAAAACACCAGGTCATAAGGCAACACCAGTAACATTAATCGTAACATTAGTTTTAGCAATAGCAGTATGGAAAATGCCTATAGGTGATGCATTGAAAGCAGGATTAGAAGGTGCTGCAAGTGCAGTATGGCCCATAATCATAGTTATAATAGCAGCAGTATTTATTTACAACTTATCTATTTACACAAAGAGTATGGATCTAATTAAGAATATGATGACAAGTATTACTACAGACCAGAGAATTTTAGTGCTTATACTTGCTTGGGGGTTTGGAGGATTTTTGGAAGCTATTGCGGGCTTTGGAACAGCAGTTGCAATTCCAGCCAGCATAATGGCTGCTCTTGGATTTGATCCAGTATTTGCTGCAATTATATGTTTAATAGCAAATACAACACCAACGGCTTTTGGAGCTATAGGACTTCCGGTGTCCACACTTGCTAAACTTACAAATCTAGATCCTAATATTTTAAGTTATGCGGTGGGGCTGCAATTATCACTATTGATTGTTATAGTACCAGTAATATTAGTAATGATAACAGGTAAAAGTGTCAAGGCAATTAAGGGCGTTTTAGGAATATCAATAGTTTCAGGATTAGCTTTTGCTATACCAGAAGTATTAACAGCTAAATATATGGGGGCTGAGCTTCCAGCAATACTTGGTTCTATAGTCTGTTTAGCAGTGACTATAGGTTATGCTAAAGTATTTCATAAGGATAAGGCTTTCAAAGATGCTGAAAAAATATCGTTTAGCAAAGGATTTATGGCATGGGTGCCTTTTATATTAGTATTTGTAGCTATAATATTTACAAGTTCTTTATTCCCTGGAATAAGTAAAGGTTTATCAAGAATAAGTACTACTGTCAATATTTATCATTCTTATACGTTTACTTGGATAAACAATCCCGGTTCATTAATTATAATAGCAGGAGTTTTGGGAGGATTAATGCAAGGAGCTAAATTTGGTGAAATACTAAATGTTTTAGGTAAAACAATTAAACAGATGACAAAATCAGCTATTACTATAATAGCTATCGTAGCCCTTGCTAAAGTTATGAGTTATAGTGGAATGATTAAATCTATAGCAGTGGTTCTAGTTGCAGTAACTGGAAATGCTTATCCAGTAATAGCACCTATCATAGGAGCACTTGGAACCTTTGTAACAGGAAGTGATACTTCAGCTAATATATTATTTGGACAACTTCAAGTAGAAGCTGCTAAATCATTAGGTTTAAACCCATATTGGCTAGCAGCAGCTAATACAGGTGGTGCTACAGCAGGTAAGATGATTTCACCACAAAGCATAGCAGTGGCTACAGCAGCTACAGGACTTGCAGGTGCAGAAGGTAAGATTTTAAATGCTACGTTGAAATTTTGTATAGTATATGTAATCGTTTTGGGAGTTATAGCTTATTTTGGAGGCGCAGCATTCAATTTATAA
- the larA gene encoding nickel-dependent lactate racemase, with protein sequence MSKIKIPYHKKMLEIAIEDKNLAGILESKAGEYRTELSQEEIVEKALNNPIGSGSLEDLVKGKKNMVIITSDHTRPVPSKITMPILLRRIRKINPDIDIKILIATGFHRPTTHEELINKFGEEIVKNEQIVIHRSTDESTLVKVGTLPSGGELILNKLAMETELLIAEGFIEAHFFAGFSGGRKSILPGIASAQTVMANHCSEFIASDFARTGILKGNPIHKDMLYAAEKAKLAFILNVVIDSEKKIINAFAGHSQFAHEEGCKFVLELSKVDKIEADIAISTNGGYPLDQNIYQSVKGMTAAEATCKEGGVIIMVSACNDGHGGQSFYDNLANAKSPRELLDRIEKVPRNKTAPDQWEFQILARMLDKFTVILVTDMCDPQMIKNMHMEHAYTFEEALKRAYELKGKDAKVTVIPDGVSVIVR encoded by the coding sequence ATGTCAAAAATTAAAATTCCTTATCACAAAAAAATGCTAGAAATCGCCATAGAAGATAAGAATTTAGCTGGAATTTTGGAGTCAAAAGCGGGAGAATACAGAACAGAGTTATCTCAAGAAGAAATAGTTGAAAAAGCTTTAAACAATCCTATTGGAAGTGGAAGTTTAGAAGATTTAGTAAAGGGTAAAAAAAATATGGTTATTATAACTAGTGACCATACAAGACCTGTACCAAGCAAAATTACAATGCCTATACTTTTAAGGAGAATTAGAAAAATAAATCCTGACATAGATATAAAAATACTTATTGCTACAGGATTTCACAGACCTACTACTCATGAAGAACTAATAAATAAATTTGGGGAAGAAATAGTTAAAAATGAACAAATAGTAATACATCGTTCTACAGATGAAAGTACTTTAGTTAAAGTTGGAACTTTACCTTCAGGAGGAGAGCTTATATTAAACAAATTAGCTATGGAAACAGAGCTTTTGATAGCTGAAGGCTTTATAGAAGCACATTTCTTTGCAGGATTCTCAGGTGGAAGAAAAAGTATACTTCCAGGAATTGCATCTGCTCAAACTGTTATGGCAAATCACTGTTCTGAGTTTATAGCGAGTGATTTTGCAAGAACAGGTATACTTAAAGGTAATCCTATACACAAAGATATGCTTTACGCAGCAGAAAAAGCAAAGCTTGCTTTTATACTAAATGTAGTTATAGATAGTGAAAAGAAAATAATCAATGCTTTTGCAGGTCACAGTCAATTTGCTCATGAAGAAGGATGCAAATTTGTTCTAGAGCTTTCAAAGGTGGACAAAATAGAAGCTGATATAGCAATATCAACTAATGGTGGATATCCACTAGATCAAAATATATATCAATCAGTAAAAGGAATGACAGCAGCGGAGGCTACTTGTAAAGAAGGTGGAGTAATAATAATGGTTTCTGCCTGCAATGATGGGCATGGTGGACAATCATTTTATGACAATCTGGCTAACGCCAAAAGTCCTAGAGAGCTTCTAGATAGAATAGAAAAGGTACCAAGAAATAAAACCGCTCCAGACCAGTGGGAATTTCAAATATTAGCAAGAATGCTTGATAAATTTACAGTTATATTGGTTACTGACATGTGTGATCCACAAATGATAAAAAACATGCATATGGAACATGCTTATACCTTTGAAGAAGCACTTAAGAGAGCTTATGAACTAAAGGGTAAGGATGCTAAAGTTACAGTAATACCAGATGGGGTATCAGTTATAGTTAGATAG
- a CDS encoding electron transfer flavoprotein subunit beta/FixA family protein: MEILVCIKQVPGTSKVEVDPVTGVLKRDGVDSKMNPYDLYALETALRMKAKVGGTVKVISMGPPQATEVIKEAYMMGADEGVLLSDRKFAGADVLATSYTISQGIKSVGKVDLILCGKQTTDGDTAQVGPEMAEYLKIPHIANVRKIEEIKEKSMVVEMDMPNTIEVAEIKYPCLLTVEKDIFQPRLPSYKKKLETKDREVKMLSLKDFEDKNENKYGLNGSPTQVERIFPPAVNTDKEMWKGTGEELAAKLEDKLKKMKFL; the protein is encoded by the coding sequence ATGGAAATATTAGTATGTATAAAACAAGTACCAGGTACTTCAAAAGTAGAAGTAGATCCAGTAACAGGAGTTTTAAAAAGAGATGGTGTTGATTCAAAAATGAATCCATATGATTTATATGCATTAGAAACAGCACTTAGAATGAAGGCAAAGGTAGGAGGTACTGTGAAGGTTATAAGCATGGGACCACCACAAGCAACAGAAGTTATAAAGGAAGCTTATATGATGGGAGCAGATGAAGGAGTTCTTCTTTCAGATAGAAAATTTGCTGGAGCAGATGTTTTAGCGACTTCTTATACTATATCTCAAGGAATTAAAAGTGTTGGTAAAGTAGATTTAATACTCTGTGGAAAACAAACTACAGATGGTGACACTGCTCAGGTAGGACCAGAAATGGCCGAATATTTGAAAATACCGCATATAGCAAATGTGAGAAAAATAGAAGAGATTAAGGAAAAGTCAATGGTAGTGGAAATGGATATGCCAAATACAATAGAAGTAGCAGAAATTAAATATCCATGTTTATTGACTGTAGAGAAGGATATATTCCAGCCAAGACTTCCATCTTACAAAAAGAAGCTAGAAACTAAAGACAGAGAAGTCAAAATGTTAAGTTTGAAAGATTTTGAAGACAAAAACGAAAATAAATATGGATTAAATGGTTCACCAACTCAGGTTGAAAGAATATTCCCACCAGCAGTAAATACAGATAAAGAAATGTGGAAGGGAACAGGAGAAGAATTAGCAGCTAAACTTGAAGATAAACTTAAAAAAATGAAGTTTCTATAA